A genomic stretch from Flavobacterium sp. KS-LB2 includes:
- a CDS encoding TonB-dependent receptor family protein, with translation MRNSLLAASLLVTTFVFAQKKELSKTQKDSIESLNEVIITTDAIVGSKFKAKNKAGSTYFISPKELKSFNYDDVSRILRTVPGVTIQEEDGFGLRPNIGMRGTSPNRSEKITLMEDGILIAPAPYAAPAAYYFPTVNRMQSFEILKGGSQIQYGPYTTGGAINMVSTQIPSRFSGRIIASIGSFNTKKTYVNIGDEHKNFGYVLEYNNRNSDGFKKIDNSSKNTGFQGNDYVAKFRVNTNANAKVYQSLTAKIQYSEDLANETYLGLTDTDYGANPFRRYVGSNEDYIDTEHRQIMLTHLIKPSQNLSITTKAYKNDFARNWYKLDALRLGTSRVSINSILEDPVRFNAEYRAVTGVDNTIDNALLVKANNREYEAKGIQTVANYTFETGKVKHDIDFGIRYHEDYEDRFQWVDGYAIQNGVMNRTSSGIPGTDANRITKAQAVAAHVLYNLNIDRFTFTPGIRYEDIKLNSLNYGTNDVNRVGTALAKANNNINVWIPGMGILYKINDDYNVFTSIHKGFSPPGITAGEDAENSLNTELGFRFRKNALQGEIIGYYNNFSNLQGSDSMSGGGTGTGDLFNAGAAVVKGIELLATYDVINNREKGFKVPVTVSYTLTDTELKNNFNSTIWGTVENGDEIPYIAKNQIAITTAFETEKLNFALSGKYVDAFRTLAGNGTIPAANKVPSNFIIDFSAKYHLTNNISLMGNIINLLDKEYAVSRVPAGLRPGQPFGINFGIMAQL, from the coding sequence ATGAGAAATAGTTTACTTGCCGCTTCTTTACTAGTTACTACTTTTGTATTTGCACAAAAAAAAGAGCTTTCAAAAACTCAAAAAGATAGTATCGAAAGTTTAAATGAAGTTATTATTACCACCGATGCTATTGTAGGAAGTAAATTCAAAGCAAAAAACAAAGCGGGTTCCACTTATTTTATTTCTCCAAAAGAATTAAAAAGCTTTAACTATGATGATGTTTCTAGAATTTTAAGAACAGTTCCAGGAGTTACAATTCAGGAAGAAGATGGTTTTGGTTTACGACCAAACATTGGTATGAGAGGAACTAGCCCAAATAGAAGTGAGAAAATCACTTTGATGGAAGATGGAATTCTAATTGCTCCAGCTCCTTATGCCGCTCCAGCAGCTTATTATTTTCCAACAGTAAACAGAATGCAATCATTCGAAATATTGAAAGGCGGTAGCCAAATTCAATATGGTCCTTATACAACAGGAGGCGCTATAAATATGGTTTCGACCCAAATTCCAAGCCGTTTTTCGGGACGAATTATCGCTAGTATTGGTAGCTTTAATACTAAAAAAACCTATGTAAACATTGGTGATGAACATAAAAACTTTGGTTACGTATTAGAATACAACAACCGAAATTCAGATGGATTCAAAAAAATTGACAATAGCTCAAAAAACACCGGTTTTCAAGGAAATGATTATGTGGCTAAATTTAGAGTAAATACAAATGCTAATGCAAAAGTATACCAATCACTTACGGCAAAAATACAGTACAGCGAAGACTTAGCAAACGAAACATACCTTGGACTAACTGATACAGATTATGGTGCAAATCCCTTTAGAAGATATGTTGGCTCCAATGAAGATTATATCGATACTGAACACCGTCAAATCATGTTAACACATTTAATTAAACCTTCTCAAAATCTTAGCATTACCACAAAAGCCTACAAAAACGATTTTGCTAGAAACTGGTACAAATTAGATGCTTTACGTTTAGGAACATCTAGAGTAAGTATTAATAGTATTCTAGAAGATCCCGTTCGATTTAATGCAGAATATAGAGCAGTAACAGGAGTTGACAATACGATTGATAATGCTTTACTGGTAAAAGCAAACAATAGAGAATACGAAGCAAAAGGGATACAAACCGTTGCAAACTATACTTTTGAAACAGGGAAAGTAAAACATGATATTGATTTTGGTATTCGCTACCATGAGGATTATGAAGATCGTTTTCAATGGGTAGATGGATACGCCATCCAAAACGGAGTGATGAATAGAACGAGTAGTGGAATTCCTGGAACTGATGCTAACAGAATCACAAAAGCGCAAGCCGTTGCTGCACATGTACTTTATAATTTGAACATTGATCGATTTACTTTTACACCTGGAATCCGCTATGAAGATATTAAATTAAATTCACTGAATTACGGTACAAATGACGTTAATAGAGTTGGTACAGCTTTGGCCAAAGCCAATAACAACATCAATGTATGGATTCCAGGAATGGGAATTTTGTACAAGATAAATGATGATTATAATGTATTTACAAGTATTCACAAAGGCTTTTCACCTCCAGGCATAACCGCAGGTGAAGATGCCGAAAATAGCTTAAACACGGAATTAGGTTTTCGCTTCCGTAAAAATGCATTACAAGGAGAAATCATTGGGTATTATAATAATTTTTCAAATCTTCAAGGTTCAGATTCCATGTCAGGTGGTGGAACAGGCACTGGTGACTTATTCAATGCTGGTGCAGCTGTCGTAAAAGGAATTGAATTACTGGCAACCTATGACGTTATCAACAACCGAGAAAAAGGGTTTAAAGTACCCGTAACCGTTTCTTACACTTTAACGGATACCGAATTGAAAAACAATTTTAACAGCACGATTTGGGGAACTGTAGAAAATGGAGATGAAATTCCATACATTGCCAAAAATCAAATTGCCATTACCACAGCATTTGAAACTGAAAAACTCAATTTTGCCCTTAGCGGAAAATATGTTGATGCTTTTAGAACTTTAGCCGGAAATGGAACGATTCCAGCTGCTAATAAAGTACCTTCAAACTTTATTATTGATTTCTCAGCTAAATACCATCTTACAAACAACATCAGTTTGATGGGTAACATTATAAATTTATTAGACAAAGAATATGCTGTTTCAAGAGTTCCAGCGGGATTAAGACCAGGTCAACCTTTTGGAATTAACTTTGGAATCATGGCTCAGTTGTAA
- a CDS encoding FeoB-associated Cys-rich membrane protein — protein MDIQEILAFLALGIALAFLIKKFFIKKKKSDKNCGSGDCGCS, from the coding sequence ATGGATATTCAAGAAATTTTGGCTTTTTTAGCACTTGGAATTGCCCTTGCATTTTTGATTAAAAAATTCTTTATCAAAAAGAAAAAATCAGATAAAAACTGCGGCAGTGGCGATTGTGGTTGTAGTTAA
- a CDS encoding metal-dependent transcriptional regulator, protein MTFSEENYLKTIYHLTIISDSEISTNAIAEKMETKASSVTDMLKKLAEKDLVNYKKYQGVSLTNHGKIAAKMIVRKHRLWEVFLVDKLDFSWDEVHDIAEQLEHIKSEKLINKLDDFLGNPTEDPHGDPIPDANGQIVKIEKQLLSELHENQTGICVGVKDTSSEFLKYLDKQGIALGSKIEIISKESFDLSLKIKVDQKELTISNKIASNLFVKVS, encoded by the coding sequence AGATTCAGAAATAAGCACCAATGCTATTGCCGAAAAAATGGAAACTAAAGCGTCATCAGTGACTGATATGCTTAAGAAATTAGCGGAAAAAGACTTGGTAAATTATAAAAAATACCAAGGGGTTTCATTGACCAATCACGGTAAAATAGCCGCAAAAATGATTGTGAGGAAACACCGGTTGTGGGAGGTTTTTTTAGTTGACAAGTTAGATTTTTCCTGGGATGAGGTTCATGATATTGCAGAACAATTAGAACACATTAAATCCGAAAAACTCATCAACAAACTAGATGATTTTCTGGGGAATCCCACCGAAGATCCGCATGGAGATCCCATTCCCGATGCAAATGGCCAAATAGTTAAAATCGAAAAACAGTTGCTCTCTGAGTTACATGAAAACCAAACGGGTATTTGTGTGGGCGTTAAAGATACTTCGTCAGAATTTCTAAAATATTTAGACAAACAAGGAATCGCATTGGGTTCTAAAATCGAAATCATAAGCAAGGAAAGTTTCGATTTGTCTCTGAAAATAAAAGTAGACCAAAAGGAATTAACAATTTCGAATAAAATTGCAAGCAACCTTTTTGTGAAGGTGTCATAA